In the genome of Parasteatoda tepidariorum isolate YZ-2023 chromosome 10, CAS_Ptep_4.0, whole genome shotgun sequence, the window ttgcttttgttttattagtctattactgtttgttcttgttgcaagccgTGCACCATCACATGTAAGTGTTAACAATTGTTGAGCAGcgttcattttacaaattatcatttaggtttaaatttcgaagttggTATATCGTTGACAAGGTAAGAAGTGTCTTAAAGcgattctatttttcaaatgacGATTCTTACGTCTTGAAATGACAGGTCTTCAATCGATACTTCTAtcgattgtttttttaaacacacaaaaaaaaaaaataggcaagAAATACAAGTATACGAGACAAGAAATGCTACTTAAGAGAGACTCAAAATGAGTACGTTTTGAGCCAAATatactgcttaaaaaaatactggaaACAGTGAACTGGAAATATATGAAGTAAAGAGCTTGCAGTGCATCATAGTACGACGTAAAAGAAAGAATCgatggtcccgcagtggactgatcgttaagacacggtttccagcaaatcaccgaagtcaagcatcactggctgcagatcaatgtgcgggtgggtgaccacttggatcagcctgcgtagggaccgaggatgtgtGGTATGGGTCctagttaaactgttctaccgtaaagtgctcgacttcgcgtgcaggtcgtcgagccACCGAAGCGAGGGTgcaatcccctctgcagaggatcaaaattgcgaaggcatgtcttcggatcatcctcagggatgtttcccagaccgtcgccaatagcctattgtgcagctctagggcgacgtaaatgaacaataaCAACTAAcgcaaagtgctcgacttcgcatgcaggtaGTTGGGCGATCGAAGCGGGAATGCCATCCCCTCTAGGATGCCATCACAATTGATGGCATCCTAGTTCGGTAATGTTTCCTAGACCGAATTGGTAAGACTGAAGTTTAATGAATGGTTTGaagaataaacatattaaataattactatttacatttatttacaatttatacataattCGTTTAGTTTAAATGCGGCATCAAATATTTAGGATGCAAAAAAAGCAAAGATCAAATAACAGAACaacattaaaaagcaattcaaaaatgtaaGGATCAAAGTTGtagtaaaaacaaactttaagttcataaataattagtcccgcagtggactaatcgttaagacacggttcccagcagatcaccgaagtcaagcatcactggctgcggtcagtgtgcgggtggttgaccacttggatcagtctgagtCATAGAGTTGAAATACTGGGTAGAGAGAGTAGAATAACCCCCGACCCGTGGACAAGATAAAGTCACGTGACTGTAGCCCAAACTTGCCGTTCACTGAGACNaaagtgctcgacttcgctcgcaagtcgtcgggctaccaaagtagTTGAGCCATAACCTCAGCAGAgtatcaaaattgcgatggcatgtcgagtgactgtaattataaaaacaatttatgcagAATATGATGAGTGACGCTTCAAGACCGCTCGGCCAGCGATGGTCtaactcaaattttattaatgatgaaGGTAGATGGGTAGAAATAGTTTGGCTTGGAACAAAAATCTTACGGACACAACGGCGTTCAAAgtattttactgattttcttttattttgtttaatttaatgttactttaaaattaaagttcattaTGTCGGTTCCTCTTAGCAAACAGGGAAAAATGATACGCGAGCTGCAgaaattagttcaaaaactCCCTGTGTAAgttctattgttttatttattagttgttTAGTGCTTTTTTCCTATCTCTGTTAGGGAATATTTCCTTATCGTGATCAGCAACGAGTAATTGACAAATCTTGGCAATTTTCTAACAGTGTCCCacgaaactggaaaaaaaaaaaaaaaaacccagaaTGATACCTACTCGCACTCTCCTTACCGGTAAtcttaaacatatatatatatatttttaaaaaaataaagcttacaAGTTTAATATCCTTTTGGAgctttgatatttataattgagtAAACAGACCACGATACTGAAGTATCCCCCTGTGTCGTTTTCTAATTTGCTTCAGTAAATTTTCACTTATATTTCAGAGAGTATCAAATAAAACTGCCTCGAAAGTTTTTGGTGGAACTGGCTAGTTCTTTATTGGATGAAACTGTTTTTGATATAGTTAAAAATCTGACTGACATTCAACAAATgactgaaaaaagtttatttgaaagGCGAATGAACCTCGTAAATTCTCATAGaggtacatttttattttatattatatttctattaataaataaagatttgttaattttaaattaacttaatggaatttgaaaagattttccTATCGTAATCGGCTGCAAATTAACCGCCAAGTTTTTGAAACTGCTGGGCAGCcacttaatagaaatttaaaaaaaaaaaaaaagcatcacaGAATGAAAACAACTCTAAGAGATATAACCTGTAGCTCCTTCGGGGATATTTCCATATCATGATCTGTCgcaccaactacaatcgccaaatagattttcaacttgcaaaattttaaaaaaaatatttgtatgtttgcccgggggtggctacaagttatacctttcgagttagTCCCTTTctgtaatgctttttttttttaagtttcttgtGGGCCACTGCcctgaagtttaaaaaaattggtgattATTCTGCCCCAGATCAGGATACGGAGATCTCCCGAGTTCCGTATCCTACATGGTTCGAAAGATACTGCTGAGCAGAGTCATTATACATCAGCTtacttgtaaaaattaaaaaggaataaaagtacatttagaattttttccccttgtCCCCAAAATCctcttaaacaatatttttgtgattaatttgaaagttttatggaagttattttttttaaaaaacaaattcttttagcTATGTATAACTTAAATGTGCTTGATTTctgtaaacattttataatggcCATGTAAATGTaggtatattaaatttttttagatgtataatatttaattgaataatatttttaccttaattcAGATACAAACCTTATTGCCTTGTTCATATGtatgtgtttttatttcagCAAGCAAAGACAAAGTACTTCAACGTCATCGAGTAGCCCTGGATAATGAATATATGCTGAATCCACAAAATGCAGAATGTTTGAGATTGAAGCAAGCTATGGAAATaaaggttaattttttgttataattcctgagttcatattttattttgatgtgcttttttaaaaaaatcaaattcttgaATTTTGAGTATTTTGATTAAAGCCTgctaatttgtataaatttttttatgtgctaCTCTGGGCAGTGGGCACTTGCATTATAGCAGCGTCTCCACCTcagatttaaagaataaaaaaaaaaataaaaaaaattgaaatataaaaaaattttaaaataaagcaaaagaggaaagattttttttattgtcatttaataaaaataatgaatagccctccttttaaaatttgatatccataaattaaaatttggtaacgATGTTTATTTTTCTGGTTATTGTTACATTTGTCTGCAAAGTACTTGTATTGTTGTTGTAAAGAgcttcatttaaagaaaatttttataagaacaaGACAGAtcaacataaattatatttttgttaatttccttctttaaaatgaaaagattttattttgatattattaattgcaagcagggttggcaaggtttaggacagaatggattaatccacggtGTAAAccctggtttaaaccgtcctgtccaaaacccctttgtccaaaactgtccaaaactcttttactcgaattatgtcacaattttatctgtACAATATTTagaaggtaaaataaacatagaactaataacatattgataataaatctactagagaatatttgtctttaaaaatataatgttttattaatattgtttgactcttcaatttaaacaataaacaaaggaagattaatcagtaatcaagttcaattggtcCGCTCCTTCAATAGTACATAACTGAAGTTTGACCTTTGCCATGCAGGTTAAGCTATTAGGGACTAAGTGCTTGGTTACtcataaacaggtttatttatctataagtactattcaagaatacttttatttcattcatgctcgattcttttagcatagtggtgatacatcaccaatgtcagtaactgaaactgatgtTATNgagtttattgaaaaatttaaagttatagcagCCTCTTACGATTCCGACTTCTTATACAACGTCGATGAGACTGGTCTAATATAGAAAGCTTTACCCGAAACCACTTTAGTCTCTAAAAGAGAGTGCAGTGCCAAAGCCTCCTAGTGCTCCAGGGCATAAAGCTAGTAAAGACCGCGTTACTGTGCTTAACTGCCCGAACTCAACTGGGAGCCATGAAATACCCCTTCTGTTAATAGGGAAGTCAAAAAACTTCccctattttataaaaaccaatACAAAGCTTGGATGACTGCAGCACTGTTTACAGACTggtatgatgaaattttcattcctgaAGTGAAAAAAAGCCAAAAATCTGTTGGAAGTCCTGTGCTTTTGATTGTTGATAATGGACCAACTCATCCCACAGAAGAATTGTTGAAATCCTTAAGAATCCTTGAAATCCTTAGAAGAAATCCCTAAAAACATTTTCCCCCCTCATTTCCACTATACAaacattagttatttaaaataagcatttttttaaaaaaaaatccaattatcCGAATTTTTGATTATCCGAACGGGGTCCGGTCCCAATTGATTCGGATAATTGGAGTACTTTGATTAAAGCCTactaatttctataaatttttttatctgctaTCTATACTCCTGATAACAGAAACTTTCCAGCATGGCAGTGGGCACTTAGATTATAGCAGCATCTCCAcctcaaatttaaagaataaaaataagaaaaaagtagaaatatgaaaaattttcaaaataaagcaaaagaggaaagatttttttttattgtcatttaataaaaataaagaatagctctccttttaaaatttgataaggataaatttaaaatttggtaaagatttttatttttctggttaTTGTTACATTTGTCTACAATGTACTTGTATTGGTGTGGTCGAgcttcatttaaagaaaatttaaataagaacaaGTCAGATTAccattaattacatttttgttaatttccttctttaaaataaaaagattttattttgatattattaattgcaagttatttttccttttctttctgattTCTTTATTAGGTTCAATACAAGCATTTGTATTTTCTCCTTTTGGGCTAAGCTAATGTATGATtgagtaaaattcaaattaaattgaaataatcaaatttttctgtgcaacttaattgtatttaatctttgaaaattgtgttacatcaagtttaatttttacattaataaatctCTGCCTGACTTTGTTGATAGTGCAGACAAATATGAATTTTGAGGATAGAGCTGCAAATAGATTGCCAATTCTGCTACTggattcatatttatattcttttgaaaGGAAAAGGGACTTATACAGTTTTTCCCTACTCATGACttgtatttcatatatttattaagaaaatattttttaaatatgtatcgGTCTgaattatattagtatttaatattgattacataaattaattttatttgcaatcatAATGAAGGATAAAAcctcaattttcaaatttccttCTGCTGTGGAATCTTCCTGCTATTCATGTATGTCTGGATAATTTTCTGCtgttaaatattagtttaaaaacttatgtttttaagatactaaactttttaagtttaatgcaAGGAAATGAGATATATATTTGTACACTACATGaaagctacattttttaatgagtcTATTCCATGgtcactatttttatttatttttaatttgcatgtatattgatgaaattgatatattaatacaattaaattcttaataatttcacGTGTTTCTCTGCCAAAATTCAGTCTTGGTCTTCTTTTAagaatgatttgtttttaaatgtaaaatttttgtattttattataacatagTTGTCAACTTTAGTGCTTTTCATGGATTACTTTTTTAGTGGTATTATTGAGAGTTGCAGACAAAATCTTTTGTAATTTTGgcaccatttaaaaattttatataatgattATCATACcatttatatgtaattaaacGAGATATACATAGCTGTATTAAAgacattttgaacttaatttatttaacaaagacttgagtatgaaattttatattcaatattatttacataaatttgcaatttgcTTTCTTCTTCACTTCACTTAGGtgatgaatttttctaaagggagttaaatttaattatttgggAGACATAAATATTTGCGGTTGGTTTTTACTGAAAGTTGATTATAAGAGACATGTgacacataaatataaattctattcGAGTGAAACATTGGACTCAGACAAACTTTCAGTAGGAGACgaattttctttagatttagCTATCcctcttttgttttgttttgttctattggtataatgtttttactttaattgtaaaacttgatattcaaatttttttatttttagttattgaagttcatttaatttctaaatttttagcaTATGATATTTGAActctagatatttaaaaaaaaaagaaattaagcttttttatttatttatttattttttattaatattttagctttcattctaaaattaatcatattttctttcttcattttttatatatcaatttttgtgttgcaattatttagtaatagaATTGActaaccttattttaaatgcttagaaTTTGTGCCGTATCCActgcttattaaatttttactattatttttaatgacctGGCATTTTGTGTCTAGTTTTAGCATTAACCTGGCATTTTGTGTCTAGttgttaaatgtaatttttattgtttataatataataattaactatctgaaaattttaattggtgtattaaaaatattatcattttcaaaGTAGATCAATGaaattaccatttattttatctcctaattattttttgtattcaaaattttgcgtTCGTGCatttcacattatttattacccaATGAGTTTAAGTCCAATTTCCCA includes:
- the LOC107437830 gene encoding protein DGCR6 encodes the protein MSVPLSKQGKMIRELQKLVQKLPVEYQIKLPRKFLVELASSLLDETVFDIVKNLTDIQQMTEKSLFERRMNLVNSHRASKDKVLQRHRVALDNEYMLNPQNAECLRLKQAMEIKELDQHHEEELTHLDMKVIMELDQSVSDQQITLQKVGVPGFFLSNKPEDVRLQMYLLEFITFLSSKELRT